GCGCTTCCTTCCTAACATAAGCCGCCAGGAAATAGGTAGCGAAACTCCCTATGTGATCGCCATCCCTAGCGCAAGGCCGGATTTTTTATTATATCTACCTAAACTTTTTCTCAGGAGGGTTGCCAATGCATCTTCGTACCATCCGTCTTGTTTGCTTATTTGTACTCATGACAATTTTCCCGGCAAACACCGCCGTTCGCGGCGCCGAGCTGATACCGTTGCGGGCGACTTATGCGTCCATCGGCGGTGCCTTCGCGCCGCTGTGGATCGCCCAGGATAAAGGGGTCTTTAACAAATACGGCTTAGCCGTCGATCTCAAGTATATGCTCTCGGCCACCGGCACCCAGGCGCTCTTGTCCGGCAGCGCCGACATCGTCAACCCGGCGACGGAATTGATCGAAGCCGGCCTCGGCGGCGCGCGGGTCGCTTTCATTATTGGCATTCTCAACCGCGCGGTATTGTCGATCTATAGCAAACCGGAATTCAAACAATTGTCGGATTTAAAAGGTAAGACTCTCGGAGTCACGCTGCCTGGCTCGACCACCGATCTAGCGGCGCGGATGCTGCTCCAACAGGCTGGCTTGGTCCCTGGCAAAGATGTGCTGATTACCCATTTGCAAGGTATGCCCGACATGATCACCGCATTAAGCCAAGGCCGCATCGACGCCGGCATCGTTTCGGCGCCGACGACGTTGAAGGCCAAGCAAGCCGGACTCAAGGAACTAGTCGACATCACGGCACGCAACATATCGATGATCCACGCCGGTCTCGCGACCACCCGCGACTTCATCAAGAGTAACCCGGATAAAGTGCGC
Above is a genomic segment from Deltaproteobacteria bacterium containing:
- a CDS encoding ABC transporter substrate-binding protein is translated as MHLRTIRLVCLFVLMTIFPANTAVRGAELIPLRATYASIGGAFAPLWIAQDKGVFNKYGLAVDLKYMLSATGTQALLSGSADIVNPATELIEAGLGGARVAFIIGILNRAVLSIYSKPEFKQLSDLKGKTLGVTLPGSTTDLAARMLLQQAGLVPGKDVLITHLQGMPDMITALSQGRIDAGIVSAPTTLKAKQAGLKELVDITARNISMIHAGLATTRDFIKSNPDKVRRYVQAYIEATKIALTDPETTKQVIGKWTKTENKEDLDETYNTYAKAWEQAPYVSTSAMQAVLNYAINPAAKTAKPEQFIDNSFVAELEKSGFIKELYK